GGTCGGCCAGCACCGGAATCCCACGGGCGCGGGCGGCCTGGATCAGCACCTGATGGTTTTTCAGCGCGCCTTTGCCGTAGTCGGACAACACCAGCACCTTGATGCCTTCGAGCAATTCGTCGACTTGCTCGCCCAACGCCAGGGCGTCGGTGGAGAAAGGTTCTTCGAAGTCGATACGCAGCAATTGCTGGTGACGGCTCATCACCCGTAGCTTGACGATGGTCGGCTGGTGCGCGATGCGCTGGAACAACGCCCGCACGCCGGCGCCTTTGAGGCTATTGACCAGGCTATCAGCCGCTTCGTCGTCGCCGGTCACGCCAACCAGCGAGGCTGGCGCACCGAGCGCGGCAATGTTCAAGGCAACGTTGGCGGCACCGCCGGGGCGGTCCTCGATTTGCTCGACTTTGACTACCGGTACCGGTGCCTCAGGAGAAATCCGTGAGGTACCACCATGCCAGTAACGGTCGAGCATGACATCACCGACCACCAGGACAGGGGCCTGATCGAATCGTGGCATGGATAACTTCATGGAAACTCCAGGGGCGATAAAAGCGTCGCGGATAATAACATAGCGAAAGAATGCGGCCGCACGCGAGCAAAGAGGCTCAGCGGCGGCCATCTCGTGGAGGGGCATCCAGCGGACGCACCCAGAAAAGTTCGTGTCGGCGCACCGCTTTGCGGAAGAACTCGTCTTCACCTGTGCAGGGCCAGCGACGCCCGGCCAACCATCGCTGAATCACCCGGCGCAGACGTCTTTTGAGCGGTGGACGGCCCTGCAAGTCGTGCTGCATGGCCAAGGCCATGGCTTTGTCCATGCGGGTTGGCGCGTCCAGCAACGGGCTCCATAGCCCATCAGCCGGCAACGGTTCGATGGTCGGCGGCAGGGCAATGCCATAATCCGCCGGGCCCATCGGCCAGCGGTCGTTGTCATGCAGGTGATTGGCATAGAGCAGCAGGGTACGCGGGCGCCAGGTACTGAGTTCAATCGCCTCCATCAAGGCGCGAGTGCTGGCGACATGATCGCTGTGGGGATCCAGTTCGGGATGGGGCGTCAGCACCGCGTCGGGCCGGTGATGCTCAAGCAGTCGCGCCAGATCAGCCACCAGGTTGCGCCAATGGGGCTGACCATCGACGTCACCCGGCAGGCTCAGGGCATTGTGCCGACGCACATTGCGTATATCGCTCTCCCCCGACTCCCGCGAACCGAAGCTTTGCTCCGGCTGCTGCGCCATCGCATCCAGTTGCAAGCAGTAGTAGCCCAATTGCACACACTGCTGTTGCGGCACCCCGCCCCACAGCGGCACTGCCAGGCTGTCCCAACTGCGCAGGCGCCCCTTGAGTCGGGCGGCCTGAGCGGTGTCGAGGCCCATATCGCGATAGTTTTCGGCCTCAATCTCGCCTTGGGTCAGTGTGACGATAGCCACCTCGGACGCCCGACTATAGAGACCAAAAGCTGCCAGTTCGGCATCATCGGCATGGGGGGCGATGATTAGCAGACGCTGCTGGCCAAAATCCGGATTACTCAGGGCGTGTAAAGTCGCCCGTGGCATCAGGCTGCAAAAGCGTCCACGTAATGTCAGGGTCCCGGCTGCCAGCGCCGAACCTTGCCCCGACAGATTGAGAAAACGCTCTCCCGCAACACCGCGCTCCAGAT
This genomic stretch from Pseudomonas wuhanensis harbors:
- a CDS encoding PIG-L deacetylase family protein, translated to MSARKQQLLKRHRQRKRVVLIGALLAALLFGIFVAWWPLPLFLLLGWIAHEAWFADHLFYAPGDDYRYDFPAGTPQFPATLVNGVLQVAGDFGLAQTLVLQVRVKSHWLGRFLDPQVWIGDDRQDLERGVAGERFLNLSGQGSALAAGTLTLRGRFCSLMPRATLHALSNPDFGQQRLLIIAPHADDAELAAFGLYSRASEVAIVTLTQGEIEAENYRDMGLDTAQAARLKGRLRSWDSLAVPLWGGVPQQQCVQLGYYCLQLDAMAQQPEQSFGSRESGESDIRNVRRHNALSLPGDVDGQPHWRNLVADLARLLEHHRPDAVLTPHPELDPHSDHVASTRALMEAIELSTWRPRTLLLYANHLHDNDRWPMGPADYGIALPPTIEPLPADGLWSPLLDAPTRMDKAMALAMQHDLQGRPPLKRRLRRVIQRWLAGRRWPCTGEDEFFRKAVRRHELFWVRPLDAPPRDGRR